Below is a window of Rubinisphaera margarita DNA.
GAAGATGGAAAGCCAACATCCGAAGATGCCGACTGGTTTGATTTGATTTCTTCCGAAGAAGAAATCGGTCAGCCGTCACATACTTATTGCTGAACTCAAATCACCAACCAAATTGCCAAATATCATACGAAGGCCTCAACAGGCTCTTCGGTTTTAAGCAGACGTCAATACGCCTGCCGTCCGCGTCGCGATCCAGAAGATTCCAAATCGCGGGCTCGGCAGTTTACTGCCAAGATTTATTTTCGCAAGCGACTTTCATTCGTCAAGGAGAAAAGTCTCCAAAGAGCAGAAAGTGCGGGGCGAAAAAAAGAACGAATGCCTCAGGTCACGTCGACCCGTTGCATCCGTGTGTCGCGGAAGGGAATAATAACCTCCCGCCCTCTCGCGTCAACCAGACCGCCCGGGTTTTGTGAAAAAACGGCGAAAATCTCCCGGAGCGTCGGCGGATGACACCCCCTCCGGCGGCCGCTAGAATGTTATCTCACCAATAGTTACGCCATTTCTCCGATGCAGGAGCAAGTCATGTTTTCGCAGGTCGAAGAGTATCTCAAATCGCAGCAGACCGCCCATTTGGAGCAGCTGAAATCGTTTCTGCGGATCCCGAGCGTGAGTGCCGATCCCGAACGCAAAGCCGATATGCAGACGGCTGCCGACTTCGTTGCCGGCAAGCTGAAGGAGGCTGGACTCGACACACAGATTCATCCGGTCGATGGACACCCGATTGTCACCGGGGAATGGCGGAAGGCTGGTAAGGATGCCCCCACCGTTCTGGTCTACGGACATTACGACGTGCAGCCGCCCGATCCGCTCGATCTGTGGACGACGCCTCCATTCGAGCCGGACGTTCGCGATGGAAAGATCTACGCTCGTGGAGCGACCGACGACAAGGGGCAAATGCTGACGCATGTGCTGGCTGTCGATGCCTGGATGAAGACGGTCGGCAAGCTGCCTGTGAACGTGATCTTTGTCATCGAAGGCGAGGAAGAAGTTGGCAGCAACAATCTCGACCTCTTCCTCGAAAGCAAGAAAGAGGAGTATGCCTGTGATGTGGCGGTGGTGAGCGACACGAGTATGTACGCCGCGGATCTTCCGGCCATTACCTACGGGCTGCGGGGCATTCTGGCGTGTGAAGTGAAAGTGACCGGGCCGAATCGCGATCTGCATAGCGGGGTGTTTGGCGGAGCGGTGACGAATCCGATCAACGCGCTGACGCAGATGCTGGCGAAAGTGCAGGACGACGACGGCCGTGTGCTCATCCCCGGCTTCTACGATGATGTGATCGAGTTGACCGCCGAAGAACGGGAGCAGTTTGCTGCTCTGCCGTTTTCTGAAGACGACTTCAAGCAGGATCTTGGCGTCGATGCGGTCCACGGCGAGCCTGGGTATTCGACGACCGAACGCCGCTGGGCGCGGCCGACGTTTGATCTGAACGGGATCTATGGCGGGTATCAGGGAGCCGGGCCGAAGACGATTGTCCCCTCCTATGCTGTGGCGAAGATGACGTGTCGGCTGGTCCCGGATCAGGACGCCGCGAAACTGAGTGCGGCTCTGAAATCGCTGCTGAAATCAGTCTGCCCGCCGGGAATCAAGATGGAGTTCCGCGAATATCACGGCTGCACGGGGCACGTTTTCAATACGTCGGGACCGCATTTCCAGGCGGCTTCAAAGGCAATTGACTTCGCCTTTGGCAAGGAGCCGGTGATGATTCGCGAAGGGGGCTCGATTCCCGTTGTGGCGACGTTCCAGGAGATCTTCGGCGTTGAAACGCTGCTGCTCGGCTGGGGATTGAACAGCGACAATCTGCATAGCCCCGATGAGCACTTCCACGTGGCGAATTTCCAGCGCGGAACGCTGGCGAGTGCGAAGTTGTGGGAGGAGTTGGGGCGTTAGGCGTTAGGCAGCAGGTCGCGATGGATGACGCTGGCTTTGCCAGTGCTTTGACGACTGTTTGGGTGCACTGGCGGAGCCAGTGGCACACATTGAAAACAGGGAGCGTATTGGAGTGGCTTCGCCATCCAGACGCACGCGTCTGGGGCATCCGGTCATCAGAGGGGTTATAGCGTCATCAGCGTAAAGATGGTGACTATGACGCCTGTCATGGCGAGGAAGAGCCAGAAGGGGCTCCATTCTTTCAGCCGCCCGCCGAAGGTGTACCAGGGGTAGTAGCCGCCGGCCTGCCAGCCGTGATGCAGGTAGCAGCCGCAGGCCGGGCAGGCGTCGGCATCTTCGTAGACGGCTGCTCCACATTCGGGGCAATCGGCGGTGTCGGTTTCGTCGTCATTGTCGTAATGGTTGTCGCCGTAATCGAGGTCATCGTCCCAGTCGTCGTCTTCGTAATCCATGAGGCGATCTGCTATGCTTGGCCGAAGTTCTTGAGGTTGGTCTGCTCCGAAAAATGGGGGCAGCCGCACGATATCTGAAACCGGTCCCGCTGCCCAGACGGGACTTTCCGGATCGCGACTTATTCGCGTCCCAATAAGGTCTGTTCCATGCCCGCCATTACGATTCGTGACTCCGTTTCCGGCAGCCAGGCTCAGGTGTTGCCCGAACTTGGCTTCAATCTTTTTCAGTTTTCGGTTCCCATCAACGGGCAGACCGTTGAAGTTCTCGATGCGGACGAGAACTTCGCCGAAGGAAATGTGAAGCCGAGCCGCTGCGGAATCCCGATTCTGTTTCCGTTCCCGAACCGAATCGCCGAGGGCAAGTTCACGTGGGACGGCAAAGAATACCAGCTGCCGACGCCAAAACCGGGTGCTCATTATATTCACGGGTTCTGTCTCGACCGACCGTGGCGCGTTATCGAGCAGACCGAGAACTCGGTGACGGGTGAGTTTCAGTTGAGCAAAGATGCTCCGGATCGCCTCGAACTGTGGCCTGCCGATTTCATCATTCGCTGCACCTATCTGGTGCGCGGCAATGCCTTGAAGTCGCAGTTCTCGTTCACCAATCCGGACGACAAACCGCTGCCGTGGGGCTTCGGCACCCACGCCTACTTCCGGATTCCGCTCACCGACGGCAGTTCAACCGAGCATATCGTCCTGGAAGCTCCTGCTCACAAGAAGTGGATCCTGGAGAACTTCATTCCGACGGGCGAACAGGTCCCGGTTGATGAAGCCTGTGATCTGACCGACGGGGCGTACTACTCGACGCTGAAGCTGGACGATGTGCTCACCGACCTGCGGCCCGAGGGCGAGACGCTGGAGAGCCTGGTGATTGATGAAGGAGCCGGGCTTCAGATCGTGCAGGAATGCGACAATCGCTATCGCGAACTGGTCGTCTTCACGCCGCCGGGACGGAATGCGGTCTGCATGGAGCCGTATACGTGTCCGACCGATGCAATCAATCTTACCGCGAAGGGGATTGATTGCGGCTGGGAGACACTCGATCCGGGCAAGAGTGTCCAGACGTGGATTGATATTCGCGTCGAACCGATCATGGCCTGATTTCAACATGTCCTTCTTGAGATGAATCATTCAGAGACTGCGATGACAACGGCTGGAGAAGATGCGGTACGAATGCTGCTTGATGGCGTCGCCAATGGGGATGTCGACGTGCAGTCGGCTCTCAAGCGACTCGGCTCAATAACCGCACAGTCGGGGCCTGCCAGTCTCGATCTGGATCTCGATCGACGAGATCGGTGCGGATTTCCGGAAGCAGTTTATGGCACCGGAAAGCCAGCCGAGGTGATCATCTCCGCCTTTCAGCGTCAGTCGGCTGCCGGTCAGAACTGTCTGGCGACGCGCTGCTCGGAATCGCAGGCGGAAGCGGTGCTGCAGGAGATCCCCGAATGCGAGTGGAATCCGCTGGCACGCACGCTTCGTCTGACCGTGGAAACGAGCGAGCAGCCGAAGGGCGGGACGTTCGTCGTCACCGCTGGAACGACTGATCAACCGGTCGCCGAGGAAGCAGCCGAGACGCTGCGGTGGATGGGGTTTGATCCCGGAATGATTTTCGATGCCGGCGTGGCCGGGCCGCAGCGGTTGCTGCGATCGGTCGAGAAGCTGCAGCATGCGAAAGTGATTGTCGTCGTGGCTGGCATGGAAGGTGCATTGCCTTCCGTCGTGGGCGGCTGGGTTCCGTGTCCCGTGATTGCCGTGCCGACGAGCGTCGGTTATGGCGCCAACTTCGGTGGACTTTCGGCGTTACTGGGTATGCTTAACAGCTGTGCGGCGAATGTCTGCACGGTGAATATCGATGGTGGTTTCAAGGGCGGATATCTGGCCGGACTGATCGCTGCTCAGTCAGCGGACAACGAGAACTAGAGCGGATCGCTCTACCGGCTGTCCGCATACGATCACGTTCCTGCCTGAACCGCAGCAACTTATGCGGACGGAACGGCTACACAGATCAGTAAACTGCTCTAACGACGGAGACAACACGGATGGTGGCACGTATTGAAACACTTCCTCCCCTTCCTTCCCGAAGCCAGGATGCCCACAAGGGCACGTTTGGAACCGCACTGCTGATTGGCGGTTCGCGAGGGATGGCGGGTTCGATTTCGCTGGCCGCTCTGTCGGCTCTGAGAACCGGTGCCGGGTTGGTCTTCGTGGCCTGTCCCGAGTGCTGTCAGGATATTGTCGCGGGGTTCGATCCGTCGTACCTCACGGTCGGACTTCCCCAGCAGCCGGATGGAACCATCGCTTACGATGCCCAGGAGCTGATTAACAGTCACATCGAGAAGTCCACTGCAGTGGGCATTGGCCCCGGGCTCGGACAGTCGCGTGATGCCGAACTGCTGATGCTCGATTTGTATGTCTCGGTGAAGCAGCCGCTGGTGATTGACGCCGACGGGTTGAACGCCCTGGCCCGATTGCCGGATGGGATTCCGAAGAACCCGGCTGGTCCGCGAATTCTCACGCCGCATCCCGGTGAAATGGGGCGGCTGCTCGGCATCAGCAGCTCTGACGTACAATCGCGGCGGGACGAGATCGCCGAGGAGTTCGCCAAAGAGCACAACTGCGTGGTTGTTCTCAAAGGGTTTCAGACCATTGTCACCGATGGCGAGACGATGTTCGTGAACACCTCGGGCAACAGCGGGATGGCGACCGGAGGAACGGGCGATGTTCTGACCGGGTTGATTACGTCTTTGCTGGCTCAGGGGCTCTCGCCGATTGATGCAACGCGGATCGGCGTGCATTTGCATGGCGTGGCGGGGGATTTAATCGCCGAGCGATACGGAGAGCGGGGGCTGATCGCTTCCGATTTGCCGCTCGCGATCGCAGAAGCGATTCGGCAGCATCGCTGATCGAACACTCAAACGGTATCGATTAAACGCTTCGCACGGGCTGGTCCGTTCGGAGCGTTTTTTCGTGTTACGGCGGACGCCTATTCCGCATATCCGCTATCGCTTGGGGAAGTTGCAGCCGAGATGGCTCGGCTCGTCAGATTCCGTTCGGCCAGACGTTGGAAATGACGAAGCACGATAGAGAGTGCCTCCGCTGATTGCGGAACCAACTTTCCTGAGCACGTGCATCATGGCTAAAGTGAAAAAGAACAACGACGAACCCCGCCGCGGACTCTTCAGCGGCTGGCGGAACTGGCTGTACGACCCCCGGGTGATCATCGCCTGTGTGGGAATCTGCGCTGCTCCGTTTCTGGCGAACATGGCCCGGAAATCCGGGACCGACTTCACGACACTGCCGCAGTACCAGGTCGATCGTCGTGAGGTGAAGCTGACAGAATTGCCCACGTTCGTGCCGGTTGACCTTCTCGAACGAACCTGGCAGCGGGCAGGGCTGGAGCCGACGTTTTCGCTGCTTGAGCCGCAACTGGCGGAGCGAATCGGCAAGGCGTTCGAGTTGTCCCCCTGGGTGCGGGAAGTGAAGCACATTCGCCTGCGATACCCGAACAAGATTGAGATCGGCCTGGAATACCGGGAACCGGTGGCACTGGTGCAGTTGCAGCAGGGCTACTATCCGGTGGACCGCGATGGCATCCTGTTGCCTCCCATGGATTTCTCGATTAAGCAGCTGGGCAGTTATCCCGCGGTGGAAGGGATTGATTCCGTGCCTCGTGGACCCGCGGGTGACCACTGGGGCGATCTGGCGGTCTGGGGAGCAACGCGGCTCGCGGAGATGATGCTTGCAGCCGGCGACAAAGATTCCCCCTGGAAGCGATTCCACTTCAAAACCATTCGCGTCGAAGGACATTCGGCGACGGGAATCCGCTCCATCGATGATCTCAACCAGGTGCAGTATCGACTGATTACCGACAAAGGGAGTGAAGTCATCTGGGGGGTCGCTCCCGACGTGCCTGATCCGACCGAGCCCAACGCTGAAACCAAACTCAAGAGGCTCGAAATGTATTTCCGCGACTTCGGCGGCCTGCAGACGGCCCAGGGACCGGTGGAGATCGACCTCCGCCGCTGGAAAGATATCGCCCGCCGCCCGTTACCGTCACCAGATGGCCGAGTGACGCGCTAGAAAGAATTCAACGGGAGAGACTAGCCGAGGGATGTCGCTGAAAAAGCGGATGGCACAGAGACTGATCTCTGTGTTGCCAGGCAACAGGAAGCCTGTCTTCTGCGTTGATTGTTCGATGGACGGAACGAGACTTTGTCCGGCGAGCAACGAGGACGGCTGAGGAATGCCTGTCCCCTCTCGTTCAAGCTCAAGCTTGCCCTCGCAACAGCCGAGAGCAAGAATGACGGGACTTCAGTTCACTTCATTTCGACACCACATCGAACGTCCCCAATAAACAGAATCGACATTCATGGCGGTTACACAAGCCGATTTTCGGGCAGTTGGATCTCGCGAATTGCCGCTGCGCACGCGGCCCGATATCCGCATTGAACGAATCGGCTATCAGGGGACCGGCTACTGGATTGTGAAGGATCCGGTCGCGCTGCGCTATTATCGTCTGACGCGCGAACAGCATCAGGTGCTCGAGAAGATGCGGGGCTCGGCCACGCTGGATGAGATCCACGAAGATCTCCAGCGGGAGAATCCGTCGATTCCGGTGAAGACCAGCGACGTGCAGCGTCTGCTCGCCGACCTGCACGAAAAAAATCTGCTTTACACGAAGCGGCTCGGGCAGGGGCGCCCGCTGTTGCATCTCAATAAAAAGAATAAG
It encodes the following:
- a CDS encoding dipeptidase gives rise to the protein MFSQVEEYLKSQQTAHLEQLKSFLRIPSVSADPERKADMQTAADFVAGKLKEAGLDTQIHPVDGHPIVTGEWRKAGKDAPTVLVYGHYDVQPPDPLDLWTTPPFEPDVRDGKIYARGATDDKGQMLTHVLAVDAWMKTVGKLPVNVIFVIEGEEEVGSNNLDLFLESKKEEYACDVAVVSDTSMYAADLPAITYGLRGILACEVKVTGPNRDLHSGVFGGAVTNPINALTQMLAKVQDDDGRVLIPGFYDDVIELTAEEREQFAALPFSEDDFKQDLGVDAVHGEPGYSTTERRWARPTFDLNGIYGGYQGAGPKTIVPSYAVAKMTCRLVPDQDAAKLSAALKSLLKSVCPPGIKMEFREYHGCTGHVFNTSGPHFQAASKAIDFAFGKEPVMIREGGSIPVVATFQEIFGVETLLLGWGLNSDNLHSPDEHFHVANFQRGTLASAKLWEELGR
- a CDS encoding aldose 1-epimerase — translated: MPAITIRDSVSGSQAQVLPELGFNLFQFSVPINGQTVEVLDADENFAEGNVKPSRCGIPILFPFPNRIAEGKFTWDGKEYQLPTPKPGAHYIHGFCLDRPWRVIEQTENSVTGEFQLSKDAPDRLELWPADFIIRCTYLVRGNALKSQFSFTNPDDKPLPWGFGTHAYFRIPLTDGSSTEHIVLEAPAHKKWILENFIPTGEQVPVDEACDLTDGAYYSTLKLDDVLTDLRPEGETLESLVIDEGAGLQIVQECDNRYRELVVFTPPGRNAVCMEPYTCPTDAINLTAKGIDCGWETLDPGKSVQTWIDIRVEPIMA
- the larB gene encoding nickel pincer cofactor biosynthesis protein LarB; its protein translation is MTTAGEDAVRMLLDGVANGDVDVQSALKRLGSITAQSGPASLDLDLDRRDRCGFPEAVYGTGKPAEVIISAFQRQSAAGQNCLATRCSESQAEAVLQEIPECEWNPLARTLRLTVETSEQPKGGTFVVTAGTTDQPVAEEAAETLRWMGFDPGMIFDAGVAGPQRLLRSVEKLQHAKVIVVVAGMEGALPSVVGGWVPCPVIAVPTSVGYGANFGGLSALLGMLNSCAANVCTVNIDGGFKGGYLAGLIAAQSADNEN
- a CDS encoding NAD(P)H-hydrate dehydratase; translated protein: MVARIETLPPLPSRSQDAHKGTFGTALLIGGSRGMAGSISLAALSALRTGAGLVFVACPECCQDIVAGFDPSYLTVGLPQQPDGTIAYDAQELINSHIEKSTAVGIGPGLGQSRDAELLMLDLYVSVKQPLVIDADGLNALARLPDGIPKNPAGPRILTPHPGEMGRLLGISSSDVQSRRDEIAEEFAKEHNCVVVLKGFQTIVTDGETMFVNTSGNSGMATGGTGDVLTGLITSLLAQGLSPIDATRIGVHLHGVAGDLIAERYGERGLIASDLPLAIAEAIRQHR
- a CDS encoding cell division protein FtsQ/DivIB — translated: MAKVKKNNDEPRRGLFSGWRNWLYDPRVIIACVGICAAPFLANMARKSGTDFTTLPQYQVDRREVKLTELPTFVPVDLLERTWQRAGLEPTFSLLEPQLAERIGKAFELSPWVREVKHIRLRYPNKIEIGLEYREPVALVQLQQGYYPVDRDGILLPPMDFSIKQLGSYPAVEGIDSVPRGPAGDHWGDLAVWGATRLAEMMLAAGDKDSPWKRFHFKTIRVEGHSATGIRSIDDLNQVQYRLITDKGSEVIWGVAPDVPDPTEPNAETKLKRLEMYFRDFGGLQTAQGPVEIDLRRWKDIARRPLPSPDGRVTR